A region of the Candidatus Gastranaerophilales bacterium genome:
CCCGATGACAAAGGGATTTATTTTTATGAAAAAATCATCAAAGAAGCCGATAAATTTTTGAACAAAAATGCCTGCGTTATGTTTGAACTTGGTATAAATCAATCAAAGCTTGTTAGAGAGTTGTTTTTAACCGAAGGCTTTAGCGACGTTGAAATAATCAAAGATTTTGACGGTATAGACAGAGTTATCTGTGCGAAAGGGCTTAAGGGAGCTAGGCAGCTTAAAAGGTGAAGAGGTTAAGAGTTGAAGAGCTTGAGGAAGCTCAGCTTCTCAGCTTCTTAACTTCCCAGCTTCCTTAAGCTTCCTTAAGCTTCCCTGCTTCCCTAAATTTTTGCCGCAGCAATGTTCAATCGGGCATTCATTACATTTTGGATTTATCGGCTTGCAGATATTTTGCCCGAAAGTTACAAGCAGCGTATTAAAATCCATCCACAAGTTTTCGGGTAATTTTTTTCGCAATACCATCTCTGTTTCATCCGGAGTTTTGGTTTTGACATAACCTAATCTGTTACAAATCCTGTGAACATGAATATCCACACAAATTGCAGGTTGATTAAAGCCCTTGGCAATAGTCAAATTTGCGGTTTTGCGCCCTACACCCTTAAAAGTACACAGCTCCTCTATATCGCAAGGAACTTGAGAGTTATATTTTTCTACAAGAGTTTTAGAAAGCTCAAGAATTTGTTTTGCCTTATTTTTATAAAACCCCACAGGGTAGATTGCTTTTGATATTTCTTCCTCTTTTCTTTGAGAAATTTCTAACGGCGTTGTTCCTAACTCTCTTAACCTCATACTTCCGCCAAAAGTCGTTTCATCTTTGGTTCTAAGGCTCAAAATACAGTATATAAGCACTTGATACGGGTCTTTTAAGGTTTCCATAAAGTTCACAAAGTCCGACCGTGGCAGGTCTTGTGCCTTCAAAATTTCCACTATATTGTCGATTTTACACTTATTATTCATCTCTATTCCTTCCGTAATCAGGCTCTCACTATGATTAAATGTCTAAAATACACGTTATAAGGGGCTTGAAACCTCTTTTGGTATATGCTATAATTGTAGTAGATAAAAGAT
Encoded here:
- a CDS encoding endonuclease III; translation: MNNKCKIDNIVEILKAQDLPRSDFVNFMETLKDPYQVLIYCILSLRTKDETTFGGSMRLRELGTTPLEISQRKEEEISKAIYPVGFYKNKAKQILELSKTLVEKYNSQVPCDIEELCTFKGVGRKTANLTIAKGFNQPAICVDIHVHRICNRLGYVKTKTPDETEMVLRKKLPENLWMDFNTLLVTFGQNICKPINPKCNECPIEHCCGKNLGKQGSLRKLKEAGKLRS